In Synechococcus sp. KORDI-100, a single window of DNA contains:
- a CDS encoding SufS family cysteine desulfurase — MTTIDARAARSGNQDDTLLSRYRSDFPILEQRSSDGRPLIYLDHAATSQKPRQVLNALEHYYACDNANVHRGAHQLSARATEDFEAARSTAARFVGAATAREIVFTRNASEAINLVARSWGDANLREGDEVLLTVMEHHSNLVPWQLLAQRTGCQLRHVGLTEDGRLDLDDFRAKLSDRTRLVSLVHVSNTLGCCNPLAEVIPAAHQVGALVLVDACQSLAHQPINVADLDADFLVGSSHKLCGPTGMGFLWAREALLEAMPPFLGGGEMIQDVFLDRSTWADLPHKFEAGTPAIGEAVGMGAALRYLEDIGLRAIQSWEAQLTRHLFARLESIDGVRILGPTPDQQPERGALATFLVEGVHANDIAALMDASGICIRSGHHCCQPLHRLYGVSASARASLSFITTIEEIDRFSEELASTVDFLKAHS; from the coding sequence ATGACCACAATCGACGCCCGGGCGGCACGTTCCGGTAACCAGGACGACACGCTCTTGTCGCGATATCGTTCGGATTTTCCGATTCTCGAGCAGCGATCTTCCGATGGTCGACCGTTGATCTACCTCGATCATGCGGCCACCAGCCAGAAGCCTCGCCAGGTGCTGAACGCACTTGAGCACTACTACGCCTGCGATAACGCCAACGTTCATCGCGGGGCCCATCAGCTCAGTGCTCGGGCGACCGAGGACTTCGAGGCCGCACGCAGCACGGCAGCCCGTTTCGTTGGCGCCGCAACCGCACGGGAGATTGTGTTCACCCGCAATGCCAGTGAGGCGATCAACTTGGTGGCACGCAGCTGGGGTGACGCCAATCTTCGTGAGGGCGACGAGGTGCTGCTCACCGTGATGGAGCACCACAGCAACCTGGTGCCCTGGCAGCTGCTGGCGCAGCGCACCGGTTGTCAGCTCCGACATGTCGGGCTCACCGAGGACGGTCGTCTGGATCTTGATGATTTTCGGGCCAAGCTCAGCGACCGCACCCGCCTTGTGAGCCTCGTGCATGTCAGCAACACCCTCGGTTGCTGCAATCCGCTCGCGGAGGTGATTCCGGCAGCCCACCAGGTTGGTGCTCTTGTGCTGGTGGATGCCTGTCAGAGCCTGGCCCATCAGCCCATCAACGTCGCAGATCTGGATGCCGATTTTCTGGTGGGGTCCTCGCACAAGCTCTGTGGTCCCACCGGTATGGGCTTCCTCTGGGCTCGTGAGGCGTTGCTGGAGGCGATGCCTCCGTTCCTCGGTGGTGGCGAAATGATTCAGGACGTGTTCCTCGATCGCAGCACCTGGGCAGACCTGCCCCATAAGTTCGAGGCAGGGACCCCTGCCATCGGTGAGGCTGTGGGGATGGGTGCTGCGCTGCGCTACCTCGAGGACATTGGCCTTCGCGCCATCCAATCCTGGGAAGCGCAACTCACCCGTCACCTGTTTGCAAGGCTGGAGTCGATCGATGGCGTGAGGATCCTCGGCCCCACCCCTGATCAGCAACCAGAACGGGGCGCTCTCGCAACGTTCCTGGTGGAAGGCGTCCATGCCAACGACATTGCCGCTCTGATGGATGCTTCCGGCATCTGCATCCGCAGTGGGCACCACTGTTGCCAGCCGTTGCATCGCCTGTACGGCGTGAGTGCCTCGGCCCGGGCAAGCCTCAGTTTCATCACCACCATCGAGGAAATCGACCGTTTCAGTGAGGAGCTTGCCTCCACGGTCGATTTCCTGAAGGCCCACAGTTGA
- a CDS encoding phospholipase D-like domain-containing protein → MIRAPLLITLLLICSGCSQSGRIVGAAPAELAKPEGIDVLFNHRDGSRYRSPISGEWRNGDDLEQALIDAINSAEREILVAIQQLTLPKLAKALIAAQGRGVQVQVILENTYNIRWSRQQAAHLPRQARQRLQRLRQLADRNGDGITSSREAADADAVALLQRAGIPLIDDTEDGSRGSGLMHHKFIVIDGAQVLTGSANATSSGLHGDAGAPNSRGNVNHLLSIHSRELADLFREEFQRMWGDGPGRDKNSLFGLAKESGGVETVMVGDTRIDVLFAPHRKREALHGLTWLGDQLARAQRSIDLALFVFSAQQLTSVLEERVEAGLEVRLLADPGFASRPYSEILDLLGVTLPDRDCKVERGNQPLDQPLKGVGTPRLARGDKLHHKFAVIDNRTVITGSFNWSPSAAHTNDETLLVIHSPQLAQHFTREMNRMWRSAELGITPHIQRKLDRQRIKCRDGVERE, encoded by the coding sequence CTGATCAGAGCCCCTCTGCTGATCACACTGCTGCTCATCTGCTCCGGGTGCAGCCAGTCCGGCCGCATCGTTGGTGCTGCTCCAGCCGAACTTGCCAAGCCGGAGGGCATCGATGTTCTGTTCAATCACAGGGACGGCAGCCGCTACCGGAGTCCCATCAGTGGAGAGTGGCGCAACGGGGATGACCTGGAACAGGCACTCATCGATGCGATCAATTCAGCGGAGCGAGAAATCCTGGTGGCCATCCAACAGCTCACGCTGCCAAAGCTTGCCAAGGCGCTGATCGCTGCCCAGGGACGCGGCGTTCAAGTTCAGGTGATTCTGGAGAACACATACAACATCCGATGGAGCCGCCAACAGGCTGCCCATCTGCCTCGGCAGGCGCGCCAACGCCTGCAGCGGTTACGGCAGCTTGCCGATCGCAACGGCGACGGCATCACCTCATCCAGGGAGGCTGCTGATGCGGATGCCGTCGCGCTGCTTCAACGTGCAGGAATCCCCCTGATCGACGACACGGAAGACGGCAGCCGCGGCAGCGGCCTGATGCATCACAAATTCATCGTGATCGATGGCGCTCAGGTGCTCACCGGCAGCGCCAACGCCACCAGTTCAGGCCTTCACGGCGATGCCGGAGCGCCCAACAGTCGCGGCAACGTCAATCATCTGCTCAGCATCCACAGCCGGGAGCTGGCTGATCTGTTTCGAGAGGAATTCCAGCGGATGTGGGGCGATGGTCCCGGACGAGACAAGAACAGCCTGTTTGGACTCGCCAAAGAGAGCGGTGGCGTCGAGACGGTGATGGTGGGAGACACCAGGATTGACGTGTTGTTCGCGCCGCATCGGAAGCGTGAAGCACTCCATGGCCTGACCTGGCTGGGAGATCAATTGGCGAGAGCACAAAGGAGCATTGATCTGGCGTTGTTTGTGTTCTCCGCTCAACAGCTCACCTCCGTCCTGGAGGAAAGAGTTGAAGCTGGCCTTGAGGTGAGGCTCCTGGCCGATCCCGGTTTTGCCAGCAGACCGTATTCAGAGATCCTGGATCTTCTGGGGGTCACCCTGCCGGATCGAGATTGCAAGGTCGAACGCGGCAATCAGCCCTTGGACCAACCACTCAAGGGCGTCGGCACCCCACGCCTCGCCCGCGGCGACAAACTCCACCACAAGTTCGCCGTAATCGACAACCGCACAGTGATCACGGGATCCTTCAATTGGTCGCCTTCTGCCGCCCACACCAACGACGAAACCCTGCTGGTGATCCACTCACCCCAACTCGCCCAACACTTCACTCGTGAGATGAATCGAATGTGGCGAAGTGCTGAACTGGGAATCACGCCGCATATCCAGCGAAAACTTGATCGTCAACGGATTAAGTGCAGGGATGGGGTGGAGAGGGAGTGA
- the sufR gene encoding iron-sulfur cluster biosynthesis transcriptional regulator SufR: MSAPAQASNRETVLTLLLRRGESEAAVLAEIMGISVQAMRRHLRSLADDNLVESTPMATGPGRPSNRWHLTRKGRDHFPDGSGHFALGLLDSMRATLPPETVSSLLDQQALDKAARYRHQLGDAPLSQRLQKLADLRRNEGYVTECHPDDDGSWKLQELHCSVQRIAEEFPAVCDQELLLIRHTVPDCKVERVHWRLEGGHACGFRITPAG; encoded by the coding sequence ATGAGCGCGCCGGCCCAGGCCAGCAACCGCGAGACAGTTCTCACTCTGCTGCTGCGCCGGGGTGAGTCGGAGGCGGCTGTGCTCGCGGAAATCATGGGAATTTCCGTGCAGGCCATGCGTCGCCATCTGCGCAGCCTGGCGGACGACAACTTGGTGGAATCCACCCCGATGGCAACCGGACCGGGGCGACCGAGCAATCGCTGGCATCTCACTCGCAAAGGACGGGATCATTTCCCGGATGGGAGCGGTCACTTCGCACTCGGACTGCTCGATTCGATGCGAGCCACCCTGCCGCCTGAAACGGTTTCAAGCCTGCTGGACCAACAGGCGCTCGACAAGGCTGCCCGGTACCGCCACCAGCTGGGAGACGCTCCTCTGTCACAGCGGCTCCAGAAACTCGCCGATCTGAGACGCAACGAGGGCTACGTCACCGAGTGCCATCCCGATGACGATGGCAGCTGGAAGCTGCAGGAGCTGCATTGCTCCGTGCAGCGGATCGCCGAGGAATTTCCTGCGGTCTGCGATCAGGAACTGCTTCTGATCCGACACACAGTTCCGGACTGCAAGGTGGAGAGGGTCCACTGGCGGCTTGAGGGAGGCCATGCCTGCGGCTTCCGAATCACCCCGGCTGGTTGA
- a CDS encoding phycobiliprotein lyase, with protein sequence MPLEIPDAIRFFQLSCGRWRSQRSQHHLLHRRAEAGASFIVVEELLKGDSRLAEIAARNDEAAERIVGGCWVRWSGSMAWDRAGESHEDQTMFGLIPDDESGRSGLLLRDRGYAEKAPVAGRFRMDDENGLILTTDYEMMSSLERFWFAGRNLRLRTSTVQGLSNNASFCMETRQLDDAIPPSAQQSRRPANQAPFGW encoded by the coding sequence ATGCCCCTTGAGATCCCGGACGCGATCCGTTTCTTTCAGCTCAGCTGCGGGCGTTGGCGCTCCCAGCGCAGTCAGCACCATCTGCTGCACCGTCGCGCCGAAGCCGGTGCTTCGTTCATCGTCGTGGAGGAGCTGCTGAAAGGGGATTCCAGGCTTGCGGAGATCGCCGCCCGCAACGACGAGGCCGCCGAGCGCATCGTCGGCGGCTGCTGGGTGCGCTGGAGCGGCTCGATGGCCTGGGACCGGGCCGGCGAGTCCCATGAGGACCAGACCATGTTCGGCCTGATCCCCGACGACGAGAGCGGCCGCAGCGGACTGCTGCTGCGCGATCGGGGGTACGCCGAGAAAGCGCCCGTCGCCGGTCGCTTCCGGATGGACGACGAGAACGGCCTGATCCTCACCACCGACTACGAAATGATGAGCTCGCTGGAACGCTTCTGGTTCGCTGGCAGGAACCTGAGGCTGCGGACCAGCACGGTGCAGGGGCTCTCGAACAACGCCTCCTTCTGCATGGAGACGCGTCAGCTGGATGATGCGATCCCACCCTCAGCCCAGCAATCGCGACGCCCCGCCAATCAGGCGCCCTTCGGCTGGTAA
- the sufB gene encoding Fe-S cluster assembly protein SufB, producing the protein MTSTSTRDLVSQPYKYGFVTEIETDKIAKGLSEQVVRLISEKKEEPAFLLDFRLKAFRHWLTLEEPDWAALGHPPIDYQDIVYYAAPKQQDKKASLDEVDPKLLETFDKLGIPLSEQKRLSNVAVDAVFDSVSIATTYKEKLAEHGVVFCSFSEAVKDHPDLIERFLGSVVSSNDNYFAALNSAVFSDGSFVFIPKGVECPMELSTYFRINSGDTGQFERTLIIAEEGASVSYLEGCTAPMFDTNQLHAAVVELVALDDASIKYSTVQNWYAGDENGVGGIYNFVTKRGQCRGARSRISWTQVETGSAITWKYPSCVLQGADSVGEFYSVALTNNCQQADTGTKMVHVGPRTRSTIVSKGISAGRSSNSYRGLVQMGPAARGARNYSQCDSMLIGDQAAANTYPYIRSQQPQAAIEHEASTCRISEDQLFYLQSRGIGFEEAVSMMVSGFCRDVFNQLPMEFAAEADKLLALKLEGSVG; encoded by the coding sequence ATGACGAGCACCTCCACGCGCGATCTGGTCAGTCAGCCGTACAAATACGGCTTCGTCACTGAGATCGAGACTGACAAGATCGCCAAAGGGTTGAGTGAACAGGTCGTCCGCCTGATCTCAGAGAAGAAGGAGGAGCCCGCTTTTCTGCTCGACTTCCGGTTGAAAGCGTTCCGGCACTGGCTGACCCTGGAGGAGCCGGACTGGGCGGCATTGGGCCATCCCCCGATTGACTACCAGGACATCGTTTATTACGCCGCCCCGAAGCAGCAGGACAAGAAGGCCAGCCTGGATGAGGTTGATCCCAAGCTGCTTGAAACCTTCGACAAGCTGGGAATTCCTCTCAGTGAACAGAAACGGTTGAGCAATGTGGCGGTGGACGCCGTGTTCGACAGTGTTTCGATCGCCACCACCTACAAGGAAAAGCTGGCGGAGCACGGTGTTGTCTTCTGCTCATTCAGCGAAGCGGTCAAAGACCATCCCGACCTGATCGAGCGCTTTCTCGGTTCGGTGGTGTCCAGCAATGACAACTACTTCGCGGCACTCAACTCAGCCGTATTCAGCGACGGCTCCTTTGTGTTCATCCCCAAGGGTGTTGAGTGCCCGATGGAACTCTCCACCTACTTCCGGATCAACTCCGGCGATACGGGCCAATTCGAACGCACGCTGATCATTGCCGAGGAGGGTGCCTCCGTGAGCTACCTGGAGGGATGCACCGCTCCGATGTTTGACACCAATCAGCTCCATGCCGCTGTGGTGGAGCTGGTGGCTCTCGACGATGCCTCGATCAAATATTCGACTGTTCAGAACTGGTACGCCGGTGATGAGAACGGCGTTGGTGGCATCTACAACTTCGTGACCAAGCGCGGTCAATGCCGCGGTGCACGCAGTCGCATCAGCTGGACCCAGGTGGAGACCGGTTCGGCCATCACCTGGAAGTACCCGAGCTGCGTTCTGCAAGGTGCGGACTCCGTCGGCGAGTTCTACTCCGTTGCCCTCACCAACAACTGCCAGCAGGCAGACACCGGAACCAAGATGGTGCATGTGGGTCCCCGCACGCGCTCCACGATCGTGAGCAAGGGCATCAGTGCGGGGCGCTCAAGCAACAGCTATCGGGGTTTGGTGCAGATGGGCCCTGCCGCCAGAGGGGCGCGGAACTACAGCCAGTGCGATTCGATGCTGATCGGAGACCAGGCTGCGGCGAACACCTACCCCTACATCCGTTCACAGCAGCCCCAGGCGGCGATTGAACATGAAGCCAGCACCTGTCGGATCTCGGAAGATCAGCTCTTCTATCTGCAGAGCCGTGGCATCGGCTTTGAAGAGGCGGTGTCGATGATGGTGAGCGGTTTCTGCCGAGACGTGTTCAACCAGTTGCCGATGGAGTTCGCCGCCGAAGCCGACAAATTGCTGGCCCTCAAGCTTGAGGGCTCCGTGGGCTGA
- a CDS encoding DUF4912 domain-containing protein, whose amino-acid sequence MSQTLSSLARLTLRQLRQIASDMGVPLYSRKSKEALVDEVAQRQEKRGGDLKAIEAELTAPSISSTETRVVFLPRDPQWAYVFWEISDDDRKRAQKEGASRLCLRLADVTGIHDGSAHPHTLQEVPVDSHSTEWYLPVPLCDRDYRVELGYRINNAWMSLAFSSVARVPALHPSEQILDQFVPFSLESAPAPAPAPVTPAEPSDSGLHERLYQSATVHFRSRRVGSEEFQEGIDSASDRSGLSDSGIGLWASGRNESGLGGVTPRQRSFWLVADAELIVYGATDPSARLTIGGEDVPLSTDGTFRIQVPFRDGDQVYAIEATAADGEQKRNITLNFQRQTPEDNSNPASESKAEWF is encoded by the coding sequence GTGTCCCAAACTCTGTCATCCCTGGCACGTCTCACCCTGCGTCAACTGCGGCAGATCGCCAGCGACATGGGCGTCCCCCTCTACAGCCGCAAGAGCAAAGAAGCTCTCGTTGATGAGGTTGCTCAGCGTCAGGAGAAGCGTGGTGGGGATCTGAAAGCCATCGAAGCCGAACTCACGGCTCCGTCAATCTCCTCCACCGAGACACGCGTCGTTTTCCTGCCACGTGATCCCCAGTGGGCCTACGTGTTCTGGGAGATCTCCGACGACGATCGCAAACGCGCCCAGAAGGAAGGTGCCAGCCGTCTCTGCCTGCGTCTTGCCGACGTGACCGGCATTCACGACGGCAGCGCACACCCCCACACCCTTCAGGAGGTCCCTGTCGACAGCCACAGCACCGAGTGGTACTTGCCTGTTCCTCTTTGCGACCGCGACTACCGCGTTGAGCTTGGTTATCGGATTAACAACGCCTGGATGTCTCTGGCCTTCTCCTCTGTGGCACGTGTTCCTGCCCTGCACCCCAGCGAGCAGATCCTTGATCAGTTCGTTCCCTTCAGCCTGGAGTCCGCTCCTGCTCCTGCTCCCGCTCCTGTGACTCCGGCAGAGCCCAGTGACAGCGGTCTGCACGAACGCCTCTACCAAAGCGCCACGGTTCACTTCCGCAGCCGCAGGGTTGGTTCTGAGGAATTCCAGGAGGGAATCGACAGTGCCTCCGACCGCAGTGGCCTGAGTGATTCGGGGATCGGCCTCTGGGCCAGCGGCCGCAACGAGTCCGGCCTTGGGGGCGTCACGCCGCGTCAACGCTCCTTCTGGCTGGTCGCCGATGCAGAACTGATCGTCTACGGCGCCACAGACCCGTCTGCCCGCCTCACCATCGGTGGTGAGGATGTTCCACTGTCCACAGACGGCACCTTCCGGATCCAGGTTCCCTTCCGCGACGGGGATCAGGTGTATGCGATCGAGGCCACAGCTGCCGATGGCGAGCAGAAGCGCAACATCACCCTCAACTTCCAACGTCAGACCCCTGAAGACAACAGCAACCCCGCAAGCGAATCCAAAGCTGAGTGGTTCTGA
- a CDS encoding phycobilisome rod-core linker polypeptide — MAIPLLKYAPITQNARVAALRTNCDEDERSYSRDIAIDGDNLKTVIESAYRQIYFHAFASDRDANLESQLRNGEITVRDFIRGLCLSDTFKRSFYNLNNNYKVVRHLVQRLLGRKTSGKSEEIAWSIVIATKGVEGMVDDLLNSEEYLDAFGYDRVPFQRNRVLPGRDLGDTPFNITTPRYDEYYRGILGFPQIVFTGPTKAIPARAKVKRGGAPSDYMDWVKDVSMGRAQGGNPSTDMDYMARVPYRSVGR; from the coding sequence GTGGCCATCCCCCTCCTCAAGTACGCACCAATCACCCAGAACGCCCGGGTGGCGGCACTGCGTACCAACTGCGACGAGGACGAGCGTTCTTATTCAAGGGACATCGCCATTGACGGCGACAACCTCAAAACGGTGATTGAGAGCGCCTACCGACAGATTTACTTCCACGCCTTCGCCTCCGATCGCGACGCGAACCTGGAATCCCAGCTCCGCAACGGTGAGATCACGGTCAGGGATTTCATCCGAGGCCTGTGCCTCTCCGATACGTTCAAGCGCAGCTTCTACAACCTCAACAACAACTACAAGGTGGTGCGCCATCTGGTGCAACGACTGCTGGGTCGCAAGACCAGCGGCAAATCCGAGGAGATCGCCTGGTCGATTGTGATCGCCACCAAGGGCGTCGAAGGGATGGTGGATGACCTGCTGAACAGCGAGGAATACCTGGATGCCTTCGGCTACGACCGGGTTCCCTTCCAGAGAAACCGGGTGCTCCCGGGACGCGACCTCGGCGACACCCCCTTCAACATCACCACCCCCCGTTACGACGAGTACTACCGGGGCATCCTCGGCTTCCCCCAGATCGTGTTCACCGGGCCGACCAAGGCGATCCCGGCACGTGCCAAGGTCAAAAGAGGCGGGGCGCCAAGCGACTACATGGACTGGGTCAAGGACGTTTCGATGGGTCGCGCCCAGGGCGGCAATCCCAGCACCGACATGGACTACATGGCGAGGGTTCCCTACCGCAGCGTTGGCCGCTGA
- the sufC gene encoding Fe-S cluster assembly ATPase SufC has translation MIRPDAELLLEINDLEASVEDQPILKGVNLRVRAGEIHAVMGRNGSGKSTLSKVLAGHPAYRVTAGSVSYRGRDLFDLEPEERARAGVFLGFQYPVEIPGVSNLEFLRVATNARRQSCGDEELDTFDFEDHVREKLNVVQMDPAFLERSVNEGFSGGEKKRNEILQMALLDPVVAILDETDSGLDIDALRIVAGGVNQLATEANAILLITHYQRLLDEITPDYVHVMADGRILRTGGRELAQELEQIGYDWVDRELAAQGVS, from the coding sequence GTGATTCGTCCCGACGCCGAACTGCTTCTAGAGATCAACGACCTTGAGGCGTCCGTGGAGGACCAGCCGATCCTCAAGGGTGTGAATCTCAGGGTTCGGGCTGGTGAAATTCATGCCGTGATGGGTCGTAACGGCAGCGGTAAGAGCACGCTCTCCAAAGTTCTCGCCGGCCATCCGGCTTACAGAGTCACCGCAGGATCCGTCAGCTATCGCGGTCGTGATCTTTTCGACCTTGAGCCCGAGGAACGGGCCCGTGCAGGCGTGTTCCTCGGCTTCCAGTACCCGGTGGAGATACCGGGCGTCAGCAATCTGGAATTCCTCCGGGTCGCCACCAACGCCCGACGCCAGAGCTGCGGCGACGAGGAGTTGGATACGTTCGATTTCGAAGATCACGTGCGCGAGAAGCTGAACGTCGTCCAGATGGATCCCGCGTTCCTCGAGCGCAGTGTGAACGAAGGGTTTTCCGGTGGTGAGAAGAAGCGCAACGAGATCCTTCAGATGGCTTTGCTCGATCCGGTGGTGGCCATTCTTGATGAGACCGACTCCGGTCTGGATATCGATGCCCTTCGGATTGTTGCCGGTGGGGTGAACCAGCTGGCGACCGAGGCGAACGCCATCCTGTTGATCACCCATTACCAGCGGCTGCTGGATGAGATCACCCCCGACTACGTCCATGTGATGGCCGATGGCAGGATTCTGCGTACCGGTGGTCGAGAGCTGGCTCAGGAGCTGGAGCAGATTGGATACGACTGGGTGGATCGTGAACTGGCAGCCCAGGGAGTGTCCTGA
- a CDS encoding ferredoxin-thioredoxin reductase catalytic domain-containing protein has product MSDATPEPSVESLEVIRKFAETYAQRTGTYFCSDSSVTAVVLKGLARHKDELGGALCPCRHYEDKEAEVSQAFWNCPCVPMRERKECHCMLFLTEDNPFACPNKTQAITTETIQATAG; this is encoded by the coding sequence ATGTCTGACGCCACGCCAGAACCCAGCGTTGAAAGCCTTGAGGTGATCCGCAAGTTCGCTGAGACCTACGCGCAGCGCACGGGGACCTATTTCTGCAGCGATTCCAGCGTGACAGCCGTTGTGCTGAAGGGGCTGGCTCGCCACAAGGATGAGCTTGGCGGTGCTCTCTGCCCCTGCCGTCATTACGAAGACAAGGAGGCAGAGGTCTCGCAGGCGTTCTGGAACTGCCCCTGCGTTCCGATGCGTGAGCGCAAGGAATGCCACTGCATGCTGTTTCTCACAGAGGACAATCCCTTCGCCTGTCCGAACAAAACCCAGGCCATCACCACAGAAACGATTCAGGCCACGGCTGGCTGA
- the sufD gene encoding Fe-S cluster assembly protein SufD, whose product MAGRLLTPVQQRGRDALQRLGLPTRREESWRLTDLRRLQQVADLPAASAALLPGDLPPAAPGVLRLVLDGIADPLDNLTLPSGLSVLEPIELEQALGHTLDRCGCADAWPVELNHASCHQVLALRGRGELPPLELVVCGGDGLTATRVLLLLEEKAQLDLFQVVVGTGASAHSHVVEAHLGQDAHLNHGCLATADGDAALLALLAVEQEPRSHYAFTSVVQGWSLGRLEPRVVQVDGQASTKLRGLAVGADDQQLATHTAVRFDGPDGALDQLQKCLADGRSHAIFNGAIQVPRDAQRTNAAQLSRNLLLSERARIDTKPVLEIIADDVRCAHGATVSQLQDDELFYLRSRGISADAAAALLLRGVCLEVIDQLPKAAQTWTPLKRVMEGLTA is encoded by the coding sequence GTGGCGGGACGTCTGCTGACACCGGTGCAACAGCGGGGTCGTGATGCCTTGCAGCGACTGGGGCTTCCCACGCGTCGCGAGGAGTCCTGGCGTCTGACGGATCTGCGTCGGCTTCAGCAGGTTGCCGATCTGCCCGCCGCGTCCGCTGCCCTGCTCCCCGGTGATCTGCCGCCAGCGGCCCCCGGTGTGCTGCGACTGGTGCTCGATGGGATTGCTGACCCGCTTGACAATCTCACGCTGCCGTCCGGGCTGAGTGTGCTGGAACCGATCGAGCTTGAACAGGCTCTCGGGCACACCCTGGATCGTTGCGGCTGCGCTGATGCCTGGCCGGTGGAGCTGAACCATGCGTCCTGCCATCAGGTGCTGGCGTTACGGGGGCGCGGTGAGCTGCCGCCTCTGGAGCTTGTGGTCTGCGGTGGTGACGGCCTGACCGCCACCCGGGTGCTTCTGCTGCTTGAGGAAAAAGCACAGCTGGATCTGTTCCAGGTGGTTGTGGGGACAGGTGCCTCAGCCCACAGCCATGTTGTTGAGGCCCACCTTGGCCAGGACGCACATCTGAACCATGGTTGCCTCGCGACCGCCGATGGTGACGCCGCCCTGCTGGCCCTTCTCGCTGTCGAGCAGGAGCCGCGGAGCCATTACGCCTTCACGTCTGTGGTGCAAGGATGGTCACTGGGGCGGCTCGAGCCTCGGGTCGTGCAGGTCGACGGGCAGGCCAGCACCAAGCTGCGGGGGTTGGCTGTCGGCGCTGACGACCAGCAACTGGCGACCCACACCGCCGTTCGTTTCGATGGACCGGATGGAGCGTTGGATCAGCTTCAGAAATGCCTGGCCGATGGTCGTTCCCACGCCATCTTCAACGGGGCGATTCAGGTGCCGCGCGATGCTCAGCGCACCAACGCCGCCCAGCTCAGTCGCAACCTGCTTCTCTCGGAACGGGCACGGATCGACACCAAGCCTGTGCTCGAGATCATTGCCGATGATGTGCGCTGCGCCCATGGGGCGACCGTCAGTCAGCTCCAGGATGATGAGCTCTTCTATCTGCGGAGTCGCGGCATCTCGGCTGACGCCGCTGCTGCCTTGCTGCTGAGGGGTGTTTGCCTGGAGGTGATTGATCAGCTCCCGAAGGCAGCACAGACCTGGACACCGCTGAAGCGCGTCATGGAAGGGCTGACCGCATGA